A region from the Lolium perenne isolate Kyuss_39 chromosome 4, Kyuss_2.0, whole genome shotgun sequence genome encodes:
- the LOC127294953 gene encoding probable calcium-binding protein CML27 gives METAPTKPSLSKKPSPSFRLRNGSLNALRLRRVFDLFDRNGDGEITLDEMESALDTLGLGADRAGLEATVGAYIPAGANGLGFNDFESLHRALGDALFGPIVEEEEPQKEGEDEDMKEAFRVFDENGDGFISAAELQAVLKKLGLAEARSLAAVQEMICNVDRDRDGQVDFGEFKTMMQGITVWGA, from the coding sequence ATGGAGACCGCTCCCACGAAGCCGTCCTTGTCCAAGAAGCCCTCGCCGTCGTTCCGCCTCCGCAACGGCAGCCTCAATGCCCTGCGCCTGCGCCGCGTGTTCGACCTCTTCGACCGCAACGGCGACGGCGAGATCACCCTCGACGAGATGGAGTCCGCGCTGGACACGCTCGGCCTCGGCGCCGACCGCGCCGGCCTGGAGGCCACCGTCGGCGCCTACATCCCGGCTGGCGCCAACGGCCTCGGCTTCAACGACTTCGAGAGCCTCCACCGCGCTCTCGGCGACGCGCTCTTCGGCCCCAtcgtggaggaggaggagccccAGAAGGAGGGCGAGGACGAGGACATGAAGGAGGCGTTCCGGGTTTTCGACGAGAACGGCGACGGTTTCATCTCCGCCGCCGAGCTGCAGGCCGTGCTCAAGAAGCTCGGCCTGGCGGAGGCGCGGAGCCTGGCCGCGGTGCAGGAGATGATCTGCAACGTCGACCGCGACCGCGACGGCCAGGTCGATTTCGGCGAGTTCAAGACCATGATGCAGGGGATCACCGTGTGGGGCGCTTGA
- the LOC127294952 gene encoding protein YCF54, chloroplastic — MAAPATLSLRPCATLAPSRSALPAARFASSSRPAPSLSISCPPRRFKSLRRALAVGSDQQASAASSVKEVKPRTYYFLVANAKFMLDDEEHFQEQLQEKLRLYEERSMEQDFWLVIEPKFLDKFPNVTKRLKRPAVALVSTDRNWIRFMKLRLDRVLAEQFDAETLEEALASNPAELNFDKPDKWTAPYPKYESGWWEAFLPPKSSNGTA, encoded by the exons ATGGCGGCTCCGGCGACGCTGTCCCTCCGCCCCTGCGCGACCCTCGCGCCTTCTAGGTCCGCGCTCCCCGCCGCGCGTTTCGCGTCCTCTAGTCGCCCCGCCCCCTCGCTCTCCATCTCCTGCCCGCCGAGGCGTTTCAAGAGCCTCCGCCGCGCCCTCGCCGTCGGATCCGACCAGCAAGCCTCCGCAGCCTCTTCCGTGAAA GAGGTGAAGCCGCGGACGTACTACTTCCTGGTGGCGAACGCGAAGTTCATGCTGGACGATGAGGAGCACTTCCAGGAGCAGCTCCAGGAGAAGCTGCGGCTCTACGAGGAGCGCAGCATGGAGCAGGACTTCTGGCTCGTGATTGAGCCCAAGTTTCTTGACAAGTTCCCCAACGTCACCAAGCGGCTCAAGCGCCCCGCCGTCGCGCTTGTATCCACCGACCGCAACTGGATCAG ATTCATGAAACTAAGGCTGGACAGGGTTTTAGCAGAGCAGTTCGATGCAGAAACACTTGAAGAAGCACTCGCTTCTAACCCTGCTGAGTTGAATTTTGATAAGCCTGACAAATGGACAGCTCCATACCCAAAATACGAGTCTGGATGGTGGGAGGCCTTCTTACCTCCAAAGTCTAGCAATGGCACGgcatag
- the LOC127294950 gene encoding zinc finger BED domain-containing protein RICESLEEPER 2 isoform X2 → MAMEASMAMEAGAAPSLCSPHQGSDPSPPLLSLFPQGTEPPPPLHPSDPPVNSSYPAASIPCVEQPVSDEVFEEKGTSPVQKKEKDGSHIREKKIRKKESGEACEEPQRSRDVHGGKRSLSRASESSRAAKVARTIDSKVVMTQLKTKMKGRKLPPIISGSPMLNLIARKKAQTSGRSPNQLVRSPRSTGTLKSPSLDALSPVSVHATPASLHALSPIPGHGAPSTMRDRLVPAPTHGSKRRPRKLTSIIWREAEPIYIDGFLMQGQCNYCNNIFPASKVSGTSQLARHLKVCEVKCSMDGLVQQMKNSDEIDPDWKFDQEIARSELVKLVVLHGLPFSFVEYVGFRKFCAVVNPWFKPISRVTIQNDCIEAYHQYRSYNETFFKNCNHRVSLTGDMWTSNQKLGYLCITCHWIDKNWKVKHRIIRFCLVETPHDAWNIFGVVLQSIRDWNIESKICSFTLDNAEVNTKMIGHLRTNLVDRKLIHHKGKLLHIRCAAHVLNLIVQDGLKSMDSVVDNIRNSVKYIRSSQHRIEQFDKMVLQNGIECKHQPSLDVSTRWNSTFLMLESTLPFRKVFETLQQQEPSYTFGPSNQEWQMVVDICRLLKVFCHATNIISGSNYPTSNLYFLEIWSVKVVLDEQEKSSNATIRIMVREMKKKFHKYFMESYLTNCIPVVLDPRFKMELVEFRLKKYFGVGADKHILEVKEAIAALFLAYAAEVEDFNSMSQEQSGEETGLADDALSDFDEHIKLKKANSCNELQRYLEEDFHPRTPDFDILKWWAVNSPRYPVLGNIARDVLAVPASTVASESAFSTCGRVITDHRTSLGAESVEALMCFGDWIRRGEPSCEESKPDEVS, encoded by the exons ATGGCGATGGAGGCCTCCATGGCGATGGAGGCGGGCGCCGCCCCATCCCTCTGCTCTCCCCACCAAGGATCAGATCCATCGCCGCCCCTCTTGTCGCTCTTCCCCCAAGGAACAgaaccaccgccgccgctccatCCCTCCGATCCTCCCGTGAACTCCTCTTATCCGGCCGCCTCCATCCCGTGCGTTGAGCAGCCGGTGTCCGACGAGGTATTCGAGGAGAAGGGAACCAGTCCAgttcagaagaaggagaaggatggcaGCCATATTCGGGAGAAGAAGATACGGAAAAAG GAGTCCGGTGAGGCCTGTGAGGAGCCGCAGCGGTCCAGAGATGTCCATGGGGGGAAAAGGTCACTATCTCGTGCAAGTGAAAGCTCAAGAGCAGCAAAGGTTGCGAGAACTATTGATTCAAAA GTTGTCATGACCCAATTGAAGACCAAAATGAAAGGAAGAAAATTGCCTCCAATTATTTCGGGGTCTCCTATGTTGAATCTGATTGCAAGAAAGAAAGCACAAACATCCGGACGGTCACCAAACCAGCTTGTAAGGTCTCCAAGGTCCACTGGGACTTTGAAATCCCCGTCTTTGGATGCTCTCTCGCCTGTTTCTGTACATGCTACTCCAGCTTCTTTGCATGCTCTTTCGCCTATTCCTGGACATGGTGCTCCATCCACTATGCGTGATCGTCTTGTTCCTGCTCCTACCCACG GATCCAAGCGCAGACCACGCAAGTTGACCTCTATCATTTGGAGGGAGGCTGAGCCAATATATATTGATGGATTTCTGATGCAAGGCCAATGCAACTATTGCAACAATATATTTCCAGCCTCTAAGGTCTCAGGTACTAGTCAACTTGCTAGACACCTCAAGGTATGTGAGGTCAAATGTTCAATGGATGGGTTGGTGCAACAAATGAAAAATTCTGATGAAATAGACCCTGATTGGAAATTTGATCAAGAAATCGCAAGGAGTGAGCTTGTCAAGTTAGTTGTCTTGCATGGTCTGCCTTTCTCATTCGTCGAGTATGTTGGCTTTAGAAAATTTTGTGCAGTAGTAAATCCCTGGTTTAAACCAATCAGTAGAGTAACAATTCAAAATGATTGCATAGAAGCTTACCATCAGTATAGAAGTTACAATGAAACTTTCTTCAAGAATTGCAATCATAGAGTATCACTAACTGGCGATATGTGGACCTCAAACCAAAAACTTGGGTATCTCTGTATCACGTGTCACTGGATTGATAAGAACTGGAAAGTTAAGCATCGAATCATAAGATTCTGTCTAGTTGAAACACCCCATGATGCTTGGAATATATTTGGCGTGGTGCTGCAGAGCATCCGTGACTGGAACATTGAAAGTAAGATATGTAGCTTCACACTAGATAATGCAGAAGTAAACACCAAGATGATTGGGCATCTTAGGACAAATCTTGTTGATCGAAAGCTTATCCATCACAAAGGAAAACTTCTACACATTCGGTGTGCAGCGCATGTGTTAAATTTGATAGTGCAAGATGGATTGAAATCCATGGATTCTGTTGTGGACAACATCAGAAACAGTGTAAAGTACATCAGGAGTTCTCAACACAGAATAGAACAATTTGACAAGATGGTTCTGCAAAATGGAATAGAATGCAAGCATCAACCTTCATTAGATGTGTCTACAAGATGGAACTCCACGTTTCTTATGCTCGAGTCCACATTACCATTTAGAAAAGTCTTTGAGACCTTACAACAACAAGAGCCAAGCTATACATTTGGTCCTTCAAACCAGGAATGGCAGATGGTTGTAGATATTTGTCGGCTTCTAAAAGTATTCTGCCATGCGACCAATATCATTTCAGGCTCAAACTACCCAACCTCAAATCTCTATTTCCTCGAAATCTGGAGCGTGAAAGTTGTATTAGATGAACAAGAAAAGAGCAGCAACGCTACAATAAGAATCATGGTGAGAGAAATGAAAAAGAAGTTTCATAAGTACTTCATGGAGTCATATTTGACAAATTGCATACCAGTGGTTCTCGACCCAAGGTTTAAAATGGAGCTTGTCGAGTTTCGATTGAAAAAATACTTTGGAGTTGGTGCAGATAAACATATCCTAGAAGTAAAGGAAGCTATCGCTGCCTTGTTTCTCGCATATGCAGCTGAAGTTGAAGACTTCAATAGCATGTCACAAGAGCAAAGTGGCGAGGAAACTGGTTTGGCTGATGATGCCCTTTCAGATTTTGATGAACATATCAAGCTTAAGAAAGCTAATAGCTGCAACGAGCTGCAACGCTACCTAGAAGAAGACTTTCATCCCCGTACACCCGATTTCGACATTTTGAAATGGTGGGCTGTGAACTCTCCAAGGTATCCAGTACTTGGCAACATTGCCCGTGATGTACTGGCTGTACCAGCTTCGACCGTTGCCTCTGAGTCTGCGTTTAGCACGTGCGGAAGAGTTATAACTGATCACAGAACTAGCCTTGGAGCCGAAAGTGTTGAAGCATTGATGTGTTTTGGGGATTGGATTAGGCGTGGTG AACCTTCTTGCGAAGAAAGCAAACCTGATGAGGTTTCGTGA
- the LOC127294950 gene encoding zinc finger BED domain-containing protein RICESLEEPER 2 isoform X1 — MAMEASMAMEAGAAPSLCSPHQGSDPSPPLLSLFPQGTEPPPPLHPSDPPVNSSYPAASIPCVEQPVSDEVFEEKGTSPVQKKEKDGSHIREKKIRKKPDGKKLRQVVKGNSRDTVVQESGEACEEPQRSRDVHGGKRSLSRASESSRAAKVARTIDSKVVMTQLKTKMKGRKLPPIISGSPMLNLIARKKAQTSGRSPNQLVRSPRSTGTLKSPSLDALSPVSVHATPASLHALSPIPGHGAPSTMRDRLVPAPTHGSKRRPRKLTSIIWREAEPIYIDGFLMQGQCNYCNNIFPASKVSGTSQLARHLKVCEVKCSMDGLVQQMKNSDEIDPDWKFDQEIARSELVKLVVLHGLPFSFVEYVGFRKFCAVVNPWFKPISRVTIQNDCIEAYHQYRSYNETFFKNCNHRVSLTGDMWTSNQKLGYLCITCHWIDKNWKVKHRIIRFCLVETPHDAWNIFGVVLQSIRDWNIESKICSFTLDNAEVNTKMIGHLRTNLVDRKLIHHKGKLLHIRCAAHVLNLIVQDGLKSMDSVVDNIRNSVKYIRSSQHRIEQFDKMVLQNGIECKHQPSLDVSTRWNSTFLMLESTLPFRKVFETLQQQEPSYTFGPSNQEWQMVVDICRLLKVFCHATNIISGSNYPTSNLYFLEIWSVKVVLDEQEKSSNATIRIMVREMKKKFHKYFMESYLTNCIPVVLDPRFKMELVEFRLKKYFGVGADKHILEVKEAIAALFLAYAAEVEDFNSMSQEQSGEETGLADDALSDFDEHIKLKKANSCNELQRYLEEDFHPRTPDFDILKWWAVNSPRYPVLGNIARDVLAVPASTVASESAFSTCGRVITDHRTSLGAESVEALMCFGDWIRRGEPSCEESKPDEVS, encoded by the exons ATGGCGATGGAGGCCTCCATGGCGATGGAGGCGGGCGCCGCCCCATCCCTCTGCTCTCCCCACCAAGGATCAGATCCATCGCCGCCCCTCTTGTCGCTCTTCCCCCAAGGAACAgaaccaccgccgccgctccatCCCTCCGATCCTCCCGTGAACTCCTCTTATCCGGCCGCCTCCATCCCGTGCGTTGAGCAGCCGGTGTCCGACGAGGTATTCGAGGAGAAGGGAACCAGTCCAgttcagaagaaggagaaggatggcaGCCATATTCGGGAGAAGAAGATACGGAAAAAG CCGGATGGCAAGAAGCTCAGGCAGGTGGTGAAGGGAAATAGTCGTGACACCGTTGTTCAG GAGTCCGGTGAGGCCTGTGAGGAGCCGCAGCGGTCCAGAGATGTCCATGGGGGGAAAAGGTCACTATCTCGTGCAAGTGAAAGCTCAAGAGCAGCAAAGGTTGCGAGAACTATTGATTCAAAA GTTGTCATGACCCAATTGAAGACCAAAATGAAAGGAAGAAAATTGCCTCCAATTATTTCGGGGTCTCCTATGTTGAATCTGATTGCAAGAAAGAAAGCACAAACATCCGGACGGTCACCAAACCAGCTTGTAAGGTCTCCAAGGTCCACTGGGACTTTGAAATCCCCGTCTTTGGATGCTCTCTCGCCTGTTTCTGTACATGCTACTCCAGCTTCTTTGCATGCTCTTTCGCCTATTCCTGGACATGGTGCTCCATCCACTATGCGTGATCGTCTTGTTCCTGCTCCTACCCACG GATCCAAGCGCAGACCACGCAAGTTGACCTCTATCATTTGGAGGGAGGCTGAGCCAATATATATTGATGGATTTCTGATGCAAGGCCAATGCAACTATTGCAACAATATATTTCCAGCCTCTAAGGTCTCAGGTACTAGTCAACTTGCTAGACACCTCAAGGTATGTGAGGTCAAATGTTCAATGGATGGGTTGGTGCAACAAATGAAAAATTCTGATGAAATAGACCCTGATTGGAAATTTGATCAAGAAATCGCAAGGAGTGAGCTTGTCAAGTTAGTTGTCTTGCATGGTCTGCCTTTCTCATTCGTCGAGTATGTTGGCTTTAGAAAATTTTGTGCAGTAGTAAATCCCTGGTTTAAACCAATCAGTAGAGTAACAATTCAAAATGATTGCATAGAAGCTTACCATCAGTATAGAAGTTACAATGAAACTTTCTTCAAGAATTGCAATCATAGAGTATCACTAACTGGCGATATGTGGACCTCAAACCAAAAACTTGGGTATCTCTGTATCACGTGTCACTGGATTGATAAGAACTGGAAAGTTAAGCATCGAATCATAAGATTCTGTCTAGTTGAAACACCCCATGATGCTTGGAATATATTTGGCGTGGTGCTGCAGAGCATCCGTGACTGGAACATTGAAAGTAAGATATGTAGCTTCACACTAGATAATGCAGAAGTAAACACCAAGATGATTGGGCATCTTAGGACAAATCTTGTTGATCGAAAGCTTATCCATCACAAAGGAAAACTTCTACACATTCGGTGTGCAGCGCATGTGTTAAATTTGATAGTGCAAGATGGATTGAAATCCATGGATTCTGTTGTGGACAACATCAGAAACAGTGTAAAGTACATCAGGAGTTCTCAACACAGAATAGAACAATTTGACAAGATGGTTCTGCAAAATGGAATAGAATGCAAGCATCAACCTTCATTAGATGTGTCTACAAGATGGAACTCCACGTTTCTTATGCTCGAGTCCACATTACCATTTAGAAAAGTCTTTGAGACCTTACAACAACAAGAGCCAAGCTATACATTTGGTCCTTCAAACCAGGAATGGCAGATGGTTGTAGATATTTGTCGGCTTCTAAAAGTATTCTGCCATGCGACCAATATCATTTCAGGCTCAAACTACCCAACCTCAAATCTCTATTTCCTCGAAATCTGGAGCGTGAAAGTTGTATTAGATGAACAAGAAAAGAGCAGCAACGCTACAATAAGAATCATGGTGAGAGAAATGAAAAAGAAGTTTCATAAGTACTTCATGGAGTCATATTTGACAAATTGCATACCAGTGGTTCTCGACCCAAGGTTTAAAATGGAGCTTGTCGAGTTTCGATTGAAAAAATACTTTGGAGTTGGTGCAGATAAACATATCCTAGAAGTAAAGGAAGCTATCGCTGCCTTGTTTCTCGCATATGCAGCTGAAGTTGAAGACTTCAATAGCATGTCACAAGAGCAAAGTGGCGAGGAAACTGGTTTGGCTGATGATGCCCTTTCAGATTTTGATGAACATATCAAGCTTAAGAAAGCTAATAGCTGCAACGAGCTGCAACGCTACCTAGAAGAAGACTTTCATCCCCGTACACCCGATTTCGACATTTTGAAATGGTGGGCTGTGAACTCTCCAAGGTATCCAGTACTTGGCAACATTGCCCGTGATGTACTGGCTGTACCAGCTTCGACCGTTGCCTCTGAGTCTGCGTTTAGCACGTGCGGAAGAGTTATAACTGATCACAGAACTAGCCTTGGAGCCGAAAGTGTTGAAGCATTGATGTGTTTTGGGGATTGGATTAGGCGTGGTG AACCTTCTTGCGAAGAAAGCAAACCTGATGAGGTTTCGTGA